A window of Microscilla marina ATCC 23134 contains these coding sequences:
- a CDS encoding nucleoside phosphorylase → MQPIPSSELILSPNGSIYHLHLLPEQIADTILTVGDPNRVEMVSRYFDKIELRIQKREFVTHTGLLNGKRVTVISSGMGTDNIEILMTELDALVNIDLKTRTPNPSTRSLSIIRLGTSGALQQDIPLDSLLVSEYGIGLDTLMCFYNLPQTENEMAIGKKLQQNLALPFTPYAVACDTDLKKQFAFDMLPGNTLTCPGFYAPQGRKLRLSPKNSEYIEKLVNFNHKNFKLTNFEMETSGYYAMAKLLGHKILSVNAIIASRINHQFSSNPQKVIERMIETVLERV, encoded by the coding sequence ATGCAGCCTATACCATCTTCTGAACTCATTTTAAGCCCCAATGGTAGCATTTATCATTTACATTTGTTGCCTGAACAAATTGCTGACACGATTTTGACCGTAGGTGATCCTAACCGGGTAGAAATGGTGTCCCGTTATTTTGACAAAATAGAATTGCGTATCCAAAAGCGTGAATTTGTCACTCATACGGGCTTACTGAACGGTAAAAGGGTAACCGTTATATCTTCGGGGATGGGTACAGATAATATTGAGATTTTGATGACAGAGTTGGATGCTTTAGTCAATATAGATTTGAAAACCCGAACCCCCAACCCCAGCACTCGATCTTTGTCTATCATCAGGTTGGGAACCTCAGGGGCTTTGCAGCAAGACATTCCTCTAGATAGTCTACTGGTTTCTGAATATGGCATAGGACTCGATACCTTGATGTGTTTTTATAATTTACCTCAAACCGAGAATGAAATGGCCATTGGAAAAAAATTACAACAAAACCTTGCGCTTCCTTTTACTCCTTACGCAGTGGCTTGTGATACCGACCTCAAAAAACAATTTGCTTTTGATATGCTGCCAGGCAATACATTGACTTGTCCAGGGTTTTATGCTCCACAAGGGCGCAAATTGCGGCTTTCGCCTAAAAACAGTGAATATATAGAGAAACTTGTAAACTTTAACCATAAAAACTTCAAGCTTACCAACTTTGAAATGGAAACCTCTGGATACTATGCAATGGCCAAGCTTTTGGGGCACAAAATACTCTCAGTCAATGCCATTATTGCCAGTCGTATCAACCATCAGTTTTCGTCTAATCCTCAAAAAGTAATAGAACGAATGATTGAGACTGTTTTAGAAAGGGTCTAA